TTTAATAAATACAAAAAATAATATTCCGATTTAGCTAAAGTCAATACACATAAGCATTTGGCATGATTTTAGTAACGGGTAACGTAGATTTTTGGTGAAAAACCGAATTATGATATTTTGATGTTTTTTCGCCAAAATCAAAAAAATAACACAAAATTTAATAAAAAAATTGCACAATTAGAAAATAGTATTATATTTGCTATAATTACGAACCAACTTTAATATTAAAAATTATGAACAAGTCTGAATTAATCGACGCAATCGCAAAAGATGCAGGAATTACAAAAGTTGCAGCAAAGTCTGCTCTTGAATCTTTTATTTCTAACGTAACTACTACTTTAAAGAAAAAAGACGGAAAAGTTTCTTTAGTAGGATTCGGTACTTTCTCAGTAGCTGAGAGAGCTGCTAGACAAGGTATCAACCCTGCAACTAAAAAACCAATCAAAATTGCTGCTAAAAAAGTTGCTAAATTCAAAGCTGGAGCTGATCTATCTACAGCAGTTTCTGGAGCTAAGAAAAAATAATCATTCAGATTAGAAAATGCAAACCTCATCTTTTGATGAGGTTTTTTTATGTTTATTCAGTTTGATAAAGGGATTAAGGCGCTAAACGGGAAATTTTCCAGTCGAGACCTTCAAGCTGATAGATAATCCTGTCATGTAATCTATTGGGTCTACCCTGCCAGAATTCTATCTCATAAGGTTTTGCGATATAGCCACCCCAATTCTCGGGTCTTGGAACTTCATCCGTTTCATATTGCTTCTCCAGCTCTTTTAATTTCTCTTCCAGAAACTCCCTGTTGGGAATAATCTGGCTTTGAGGCGACACTACTGCACCCAGCTGGCTGCCTTTTGGTCTGGAATGAAAATAGCCATCACTCAGATTCTCCGCTACCCGTTCCAAATTGGCTTTTATGATGATCTGCCTTTCAAGTGTTGGCCAGAAAAAATGGAGACAGGCCTTATGATTTTTTTCAATTGCCTTTCCTTTCTTGCTTGAATAATTGGTGTAAAAAATAAACCCTTCATACGTATATGCCTTTAAAAGAACCATTCTCGTCCTTGGGCATCCATCTTCCTCTACAGTTGATATAGCCATTGCATTTGCTTCGGAAACATCTGGATTCTCTGACGCTGTAAGAAACCAATCCCTGAATTGCTCAATCGGATTTTGTTTTATCTCACTTTCAATAAGTTGGGATTTCTCATAGATTTTTCTCTTATCGTGAAGGTTTTCCATAAATATTTTTTATTAAATTTGAGTATGCATTACTCATACAAAGGTAAAATATTAATTTCCACACCTGATATTTCCGGAGATATTTTTTCCAGATCAGTAGTCCTTATCGTAGAACACAACGAAAGCGGCGCATTTGGTTTAATATTAAATAAGAAAAACAATCAGGTGAGTGGCAAGTTCAAGAACTTCTTTGATTTTAAAATCGATGTGTACGATGGTGGACCGGTGGAAAATGATAAGATATTCTTTATTGTAAAAGGCAAGAAAGTAACGGAACTATATACTGATATTGCTGATGGATTTTATCTGACAGAGGATATTGAAAACATCATTAGCTCCGTTTTAAGTGGAGACCTCCTTATAGATGATGTCAAGATCTTTTCCGGATATTCAGGATGGACAGCCAATCAGCTGGATAGTGAGGTTCAAAGAAAAATGTGGACTGTAGTCGATATCTATAATCTGGACTATACATTACCCAATGACCAGACCTTATGGAAAACTATCATGCAAAATCTGGGTGGTGAATATCTACTCTGGGCTAATTCCCCGGAAGATATTTCATTGAATTAATTCTACTTATATTGGGAATTAGAGAGAAAATATTAACAAATTTTAAGCTTGCTTTAACCAATTTTTAAGAAAGAATTTCCGTTATTTGAATAACCAAAAAGTCGTGAAAATGAAAATCTTAAAACAACTCATTTTATTTTTCTTTCCGGAAGTATTTTTAACTCTTAAGCCTATTAAGGTGAAGCGAGGCAATAAATAAAAATAATATTGTAAATAAGTCTGCCAGATACATCTCAGCAGGTTTAAAAAAATACAATTTCTGATATATTCAGAATAAAACCCGGTAAAGGACTTTGGAACTTTTGTTGTTTACCGGGTTTGTCAATTTTAAAAACTTTCCTTCCATTTTTCCACCAATTCGGTGAATCGGGAATTTCCAAAAGTCTTATTTCTTATCTTTCCTACAGAAAATATGCCTTTCTCATCTGAAATCATTAAAATTTCTTCAGCTTTCTGAGATTCAAATGCAATAATTTCATGCTCCTGAATATCAGCAAGATTATTCTTATGTAAAAAAGTAACAAAATTTTCCAGTAAAGGAGAAATGTATGCACCTTCAGAATGTTTTGGAACTTTAATGATATTTCCTTCTAAAAACAGAAGGTTTCCAGAAGTAGATCTCGCAATCCTCTTATTCGGATTAAGCAGAATCACATCATCCAGATCGTTTTCCTGAGCATAAATCCCTCCATAGATGTTTTCCGGACAATGAACCCTGATATTACTCAAAAGATTATTATTTACATTAATTTCTTTAATAAGGTCAAGCTCAAGAAGCCTTTGATGAATGGCCAGAATATCATCCTTTTCATCGACTTCATAAAAATAGGAAATTGATGATTTGGCCAAAGTGAGTTCATCTGAATTTCTGAAAACCTGAA
The sequence above is drawn from the Chryseobacterium daecheongense genome and encodes:
- a CDS encoding aminotransferase class IV — translated: MENQYFTSDELNVKNRAFLLGDAVKVSFFIRNSKLIIDEECYFFLMASMRKMRMNIPLTYTLEFFQTLFQKEVIEGKNSKNAIINFQVFRNSDELTLAKSSISYFYEVDEKDDILAIHQRLLELDLIKEINVNNNLLSNIRVHCPENIYGGIYAQENDLDDVILLNPNKRIARSTSGNLLFLEGNIIKVPKHSEGAYISPLLENFVTFLHKNNLADIQEHEIIAFESQKAEEILMISDEKGIFSVGKIRNKTFGNSRFTELVEKWKESF
- a CDS encoding HU family DNA-binding protein, encoding MNKSELIDAIAKDAGITKVAAKSALESFISNVTTTLKKKDGKVSLVGFGTFSVAERAARQGINPATKKPIKIAAKKVAKFKAGADLSTAVSGAKKK
- the pdxH gene encoding pyridoxamine 5'-phosphate oxidase produces the protein MENLHDKRKIYEKSQLIESEIKQNPIEQFRDWFLTASENPDVSEANAMAISTVEEDGCPRTRMVLLKAYTYEGFIFYTNYSSKKGKAIEKNHKACLHFFWPTLERQIIIKANLERVAENLSDGYFHSRPKGSQLGAVVSPQSQIIPNREFLEEKLKELEKQYETDEVPRPENWGGYIAKPYEIEFWQGRPNRLHDRIIYQLEGLDWKISRLAP
- a CDS encoding YqgE/AlgH family protein, whose amino-acid sequence is MHYSYKGKILISTPDISGDIFSRSVVLIVEHNESGAFGLILNKKNNQVSGKFKNFFDFKIDVYDGGPVENDKIFFIVKGKKVTELYTDIADGFYLTEDIENIISSVLSGDLLIDDVKIFSGYSGWTANQLDSEVQRKMWTVVDIYNLDYTLPNDQTLWKTIMQNLGGEYLLWANSPEDISLN